The following is a genomic window from Clostridium sp..
TTCTTGACATTTCCGGTATATCCACTAGCTCTTTTCCATAATCCTCATCCTTCAGCCTGATGGTAACTTTAGCTATATCTACCGCATGATCTGCCATTCTTTCGAGATCCGTTACAAGCTTGGTAGTAGTAAATATTGTCCTTAAATCTATGGCCAGCGGCTGCTCCTTTGCAGTTAATTTTATACATTTGTCTTCTATTTCTCTCTGGAGGTCGTCAACCAAATCATCATTTTTTATAGTTTGTCTTGCTAGATCTTCATCATGATTTACCAGAGATTCTATACACTTATGAATTTGCTTTTCAACTATGCTTCCCATTCTCAATAAATCATTATGCATTTCATCTAACGCATAATCAAAACCCATCCTTGTCATAATCATCACTTCCTCTCATATTTTTATAATTATAACTGTAGTTACCATAATATTCAAGTTAATTCTAATCCAATATTAGCCAAATCTTCCAGTTATATAATCCTCCGTTCTCTTATCCTGCGGTTTATAAAATATATCTTCAGTTTTTCCATCTTCAACTATTTCTCCATTTAGGAAAAAAGCGGTATAATCCGATATTCTCCCTGCCTGCTGCATATTATGAGTTACGATTATGACAGTATACTTTTTCTTGAGCACATCCATAAGCTCTTCTATTTTCAAGGTTGATATAGGGTCCAGGGCAGATGTTGGTTCATCCATCAGCAATACCTCGGGTTCCACAGCCAAAGTCCTGGCTATACAAACTCTTTGCTGTTGACCTCCGGACAATCCAAGGGCATTTCTGTCCAGTCTGTCTTTGACCTCATCCCATATAGCAGATCCTTTTAAACTATTTTCTACAATTTCATCCAGTTTGCCTTTATTTTTTATTCCATGTATCCTTGGACCATAGGCAACATTGTCATATATTGACATTGGGAAAGGATTAGGACTTTGAAATACCATACCAACTCTTTTTCTCAATTCTATTATATCATAATTCTCATATATATCTTTTTCATCAAATAAAACTTTTCCCTCTATTCTCACCGAACTTATAAGATCATTCATTCTATTGAGAGTTCTTAAAAATGTTGACTTTCCACATCCTGAAGGTCCTATCAATGCTGTGACCGAATTTTTTTCCACATCCAGATTCACTTTTTTAAGAGCTTGAACACTCCCGTAATACAAATCCAAATCCTTAGTCTGTACTATATACATCAGTTTCCTCCTTATCTTTTACCTGTATAGGATTCATATATCTTTCTGCCCAGTATTCTGGCAAGAACATTGAACAACAGTACCATAACAACCAGTACAGCAGATGCTTTATTTGCAATCTGTGCTGCATCAGGTACCATACCTTCGGAATTAAGCTTCCATATGTAAACTGCCAGTGTTTCTGCCGGTCTGAATAAACTAAAGGAAGAAGCACTATTTGTCAAACTTACAGTTGTAAAATTCAGTTTAGGCGCACTCATACCTGCAGTATAAAGAAGTGCTGCAGCTTCTCCGAAAATTCTACCTGCAGCAAGAATTATACCTGTTAGAATTTCAGGTATTGCAGATGGCAGAACTATCTTCCATATTGTCTGCCACCTCGTTGCACCAAGTCCGAGGCTTGCCTCCTTTACAGGTTTTGCAGCTTCTCTTATAGCATTTTCACTAATAC
Proteins encoded in this region:
- the pstB gene encoding phosphate ABC transporter ATP-binding protein PstB, translated to MYIVQTKDLDLYYGSVQALKKVNLDVEKNSVTALIGPSGCGKSTFLRTLNRMNDLISSVRIEGKVLFDEKDIYENYDIIELRKRVGMVFQSPNPFPMSIYDNVAYGPRIHGIKNKGKLDEIVENSLKGSAIWDEVKDRLDRNALGLSGGQQQRVCIARTLAVEPEVLLMDEPTSALDPISTLKIEELMDVLKKKYTVIIVTHNMQQAGRISDYTAFFLNGEIVEDGKTEDIFYKPQDKRTEDYITGRFG
- the phoU gene encoding phosphate signaling complex protein PhoU, with translation MTRMGFDYALDEMHNDLLRMGSIVEKQIHKCIESLVNHDEDLARQTIKNDDLVDDLQREIEDKCIKLTAKEQPLAIDLRTIFTTTKLVTDLERMADHAVDIAKVTIRLKDEDYGKELVDIPEMSRIVNEMIKIALDSYVKRDVKMAYEACNMDDKIDALFKNVFTEMLKIMVKDGSKINQMTQLLFVCKYLERIADRVTNVCEGTIYLVTGEQKDLNE